A part of Fundulus heteroclitus isolate FHET01 chromosome 23, MU-UCD_Fhet_4.1, whole genome shotgun sequence genomic DNA contains:
- the LOC118557468 gene encoding small integral membrane protein 19-like, with translation MGAHGLLGDQPDSIDYSVHEAWNEATNVYLLVILVSFGLLIYARKNKRKIMRIFTLPPTVGSSPEPNFYDSLQKVRLRQQLEMYSLARKFDQQQEPDSVQLSME, from the exons ATGGGGGCCCATGGGCTTCTGGGGGACCAGCCCGACTCCATAGACTACTCGGTGCACGAAGCCTGGAACGAGGCTACGAACGTCTACCTGCTGGTGATCCTGGTCAGCTTCGGCCTGCTCATCTACGCCAGGAA AAACAAGAGGAAGATCATGCGGATCTTCACGCTGCCCCCCACCGTCGGCAGCAGCCCGGAGCCCAACTTCTACGACAGCCTGCAGAAGGTCCGGCTGCGGCAGCAGCTCGAGATGTACTCCCTGG CCAGGAAGTTTGACCAGCAGCAGGAGCCAGACAGCGTGCAGCTCTCCATGGAATGA